In Odontesthes bonariensis isolate fOdoBon6 chromosome 20, fOdoBon6.hap1, whole genome shotgun sequence, a genomic segment contains:
- the sox32 gene encoding SRY-box transcription factor 32, producing the protein MRFSHESAHFQLCADMFEREDSGSADPEQMSEVRSPSSGPSSPLSVNSDSSCNSPEAKSAPAQQRVRRPLNAFIIWTKEERRRLAQLNPDLENTDLSKILGKTWKAMSLAEKRPYMQEAERLRVQHTIDYPNYKYRPRRRKQLKKSSKPQTPEASPLCGSGFSVPYNLTYLLQNQQQTLQNSPPFPHAPLHSSYTNPNVFPGPAAATDTFSNNPGMYSNPPAYQAEAQVYFGSQNGHVHYGFPTSAGPLVEQRESRGYRVQPSLDVYLEQVQLDMLYDLDRSEFEQYLSPSPHRPESADPNSYH; encoded by the exons ATGCGTTTCAGTCACGAGTCCGCTCACTTTCAGCTCTGCGCGGACATGTTCGAAAGAGAGGATTCTGGGTCCGCAGACCCGGAGCAAATGAGCGAGGTGCGATCACCGAGTTCGGGGCCTTCAAGCCCGCTTTCCGTGAACTCAGACTCCAGCTGCAATAGTCCTGAAGCTAAGTCCGCCCCAGCGCAGCAGAGGGTCAGGAGGCCTCTGAACGCCTTCATCATCTGGACCAAAGAGGAGCGCAGGCGGCTGGCACAGCTTAACCCAGACCTGGAGAACACGGATCTAAGCAAAATACTTG GAAAAACCTGGAAGGCCATGTCCTTGGCTGAGAAGCGTCCATACATGCAGGAAGCTGAACGTCTGAGGGTCCAGCACACCATTGACTATCCCAACTACAAGTACAGGCCCCGACGGAggaagcagctgaagaagagctCCAAGCCCCAGACTCCAGAAGCTTCTCCACTCTGTGGCTCTGGCTTCAGCGTGCCCTACAACCTCACCTACCTGCTCCAGAACCAGCAACAGACCCTCCAAAACTCGCCTCCTTTCCCACACGCTCCTCTGCACAGCAGCTACACAAACCCCAACGTTTTTCCAGGCCCAGCAGCAGCAACGGACACCTTCTCAAATAACCCTGGCATGTACTCGAACCCTCCTGCGTACCAAGCAGAGGCTCAGGTGTATTTTGGCTCCCAGAATGGTCACGTGCATTATGGTTTTCCCACCTCAGCAGGTCCTCTTGTGGAACAGAGAGAGTCCAGGGGCTACAGGGTCCAGCCCTCCCTGGACGTCTACTTAGAGCAGGTTCAGCTGGACATGCTTTATGATCTGGACCGCAGCGAGTTTGAACAGTACTTGAGTCCCAGCCCTCACAggcctgagtcagcagatcccAATAGCTACCATTAG